In Paenibacillus sp. FSL M7-0420, a single genomic region encodes these proteins:
- a CDS encoding galactose ABC transporter substrate-binding protein: MKKITSVLLASALLGAALAGCGGNNNKAADPANTGTAANTANSGSAETPKVGVAIYKFDDTFMTGVRNAIDAAAKGIATVDIVDSQNSQPTQNDKVDLFITKKYNGMLINPVDRTAAGVIIDKAKTANIPVVFLNREPLPEDMKKWDKVYYVGAKAEESGTMSGQLIVDYWKAHPEADKNGDGVLQYVMLKGEPGHQDAELRTTYSIQAIEDAGIKVEKLAEDTAMWDRVKGQEKMAAFLGSHGDKIEAVLANNDDMALGAIEALKAQGYFSGDKYMPVVGVDATAPAVQALQDGTMLGTVLNDANNQGKAAITLAALLAKGETPTKENVGFDITDNQFVWISYKKITKDNVADAK; encoded by the coding sequence ATGAAAAAAATCACTTCCGTTCTACTTGCAAGTGCATTGCTGGGTGCTGCTCTAGCAGGCTGCGGCGGCAACAATAACAAGGCGGCTGACCCAGCTAACACAGGAACTGCGGCTAACACGGCGAATTCCGGTTCTGCTGAGACTCCGAAGGTCGGTGTAGCGATCTACAAATTCGACGACACGTTCATGACGGGTGTCCGCAACGCCATCGATGCTGCTGCCAAGGGCATTGCCACTGTTGATATCGTAGACAGCCAGAATTCTCAGCCTACACAGAACGATAAGGTGGATCTGTTCATCACCAAGAAATATAACGGCATGCTGATCAACCCGGTAGACCGCACCGCTGCGGGCGTCATCATTGACAAAGCCAAGACCGCGAACATTCCGGTGGTCTTCCTGAACCGCGAGCCGCTGCCGGAAGATATGAAGAAATGGGATAAGGTCTACTACGTAGGCGCTAAGGCTGAAGAGTCCGGCACCATGTCCGGCCAGCTGATCGTGGACTACTGGAAAGCACACCCTGAAGCGGACAAGAACGGCGACGGCGTGCTGCAGTATGTCATGCTGAAGGGTGAACCGGGACACCAGGATGCAGAACTTCGCACCACCTATTCCATTCAGGCAATCGAAGATGCAGGCATCAAGGTAGAGAAGCTGGCTGAAGATACCGCGATGTGGGATCGTGTAAAAGGCCAGGAGAAAATGGCAGCGTTCCTCGGCTCCCACGGCGACAAGATTGAAGCCGTACTGGCCAACAACGATGACATGGCACTCGGCGCGATCGAAGCTCTGAAGGCTCAAGGCTACTTCAGCGGCGACAAATACATGCCGGTTGTAGGCGTGGATGCAACGGCTCCTGCGGTTCAGGCCTTGCAGGATGGAACGATGCTCGGTACCGTACTGAACGATGCCAACAACCAAGGTAAAGCAGCGATCACCCTGGCCGCTCTGCTGGCCAAAGGCGAAACGCCAACCAAAGAGAACGTAGGCTTCGATATCACAGACAACCAATTTGTATGGATCTCCTACAAAAAGATTACCAAAGACAACGTAGCAGACGCCAAGTAA